The genomic DNA TCACCCCTTTCAAATCCTTTATTGTACAGGGAATTCCTGAGAAACACTATACCGCATGGTTCCGACTGCTCGGGAAATTCGGGATTAACCCTACCCACTCCTCTCTGGAGCTGAACTGGCACGTTCCTGTGCTTGACCAGCGGGCACAAGACCTGAAGCGTTATTTAGTGAAAGTCTTTGACCAGAACGATATCAATATCAATGGACTGACTTTTACCATTGCCACCGTTCCCGTAGATCCTTTCACCAGTATCTGGATTCAGCAAAATCCTGAGAAAAATGAGCAGATCACCACGCCGCCAACCTATCATGTTTACATCACCAAGGGTTTTGACCCAGCCAACCTCTCCTACCATTTGCATGAGGCATCAGTACTGAAGGAAGATTTGCCGGAAATCCTGTTCAGGCTCAGCAAGCAATATTTCGACCAATGGGAAGCACCGGCAACGGATCAGCCTAAAGTGAAGGAAAACAGCCCGATGGGGAAGACCATCCACCAGTGCAGCAGCTGTTTTTCCGTTTACGACCCCACTTATGGCGACATCATCAGTCAGCCACCTGTGGCGCCAGGATTGCCTTTCAGCGAATTACCGGAAAGCTACGCCTGCGGACTTTGTGGCGCACCGAAAGCTGATTTCGAAGCCATTTCCTCCGCTTCTCTCTATCAATAAATTATTTGGTGATCAGTCAGCCACAGTACTGATCACCACCCTTTTCGCTTTAATCACCACGCTGACCGTTCAAATTTGAATTTGATTAGCATGGTGTTCGCCGAAAATTCCTGCCCGAGATCGTTGTTCAAGTCTTTTGTTTGCATTCATTGAGCCTCCACATTCAACGTTGATCGAAATATTTCTGCATTAGTGTAAATTGAATGTACCAATTCGATCATTTTTACTCGATGATGGGTTAAAATGGTACGTTTTAAAAACTTACAGCACATGTTTTCACTAATAGCAGATAACACCAACCCGAATTCCCTGGCGGCAAAATCACGCGCCAAACGCATAGAATTTTTTAAGCAGAAGGTAAAGGCTCTGGGCCGACCCGTAAAAATTCTTGATGTGGGCGGAACGCAGCATTTTTGGGAAGCGATGGGTTTTGACCTGACCGAAGGATCGGAAATTTATTTGCTGAATTTACGCCATCAGCCCGTGAGTTCCCGTCAGTTTTTCTCCCTGAAGGGTAATGCCGTGGATTTGTCGAGCTTCGGTGATAATCATTTTGATATTGTCTTTTCCAACTCCGTTATTGAGCACCTTTTCAGCTGGGAAAATCAGTGTAAAATGGCCAGTGAAATCCAGCGTGTCGGGCAGTATTATTTCATCCAAACCCCCAACTACTGGTTTCCTATCGAGCCACATTTTGTATTCCCACTCTTTCAGTATTTACCCAAAGAGTTGCAGATAAAAATGACGGAGAACTTCAACCTCGGTCATATCAGAAAAGCCAAAAGCAGGGCCTCTGCGGAAGCTATTGTCAACGAAATCAAACTTCTGACCATCAATCAAATGGAAAACTTGTTTCCCGATTGTGCGATTTATCTTGATAAAATTTTCGGGCTGAACAAGTCCATTATTGCCCACAATTTTGATCAGCCAAAATTGGAAACCGACGATTAAAAAAAATGCCCCGACTACAAAGAGTGCGGGGCAGATGATCGACTAATCAAAAAAAATTAAAGTGGGTTTTGATCCGAAGCGTTGATCAGCGTATTGGCATCCAGTTCGGACTGAGGAATCTGCATGAGCCAGCCATTGGCTCCGGCTTCCATGGTGGTGATTTGTGCCAAACCCGGATCATGCGCATTGCTCCGCTTCAGGTCTTCTTTATTTCGCATCATGTCGAAATAACGGTGGCCTTCTCCCCAGAATTCCACCCGGCGTTGCTTCAAAATTTCGTCCACCAGCTCCTGACCCGTCAGGTGAATATCGCGGTGATCCTGAATACGGGTTCTTAATAAAGCATTCAGGGCTGACAATGATCTTGCATGGTCGCCGGCATGTGCAAATCCTTCGGCCTGAATCAAATAAAGTTCTGCCATCCGCATCAGGAGGTAATCCCCCTCCCAGCTGCCGTCATAAGTCGGGAGTCTGAACTTCTGCGATGAAAATTTGGGAATAGTCATGTTTCCCCATGCGGTATTTTCCGAGAAGAATACCCCCTTTCGATAATCATTGTTGCCGATTAAATTGAGGAAATCTGCCGTTGCTTTTTTAAAGCTGCCAATGGTAGCATAGCCTCCGGCAAAAGGATCCATATGGGAGAAAAAAGAAGCATAGAAAGTGGTTTGTTGCCCATTGATCGCCAGTGCCCAAAGGGCCTCCGGATGATTGGCATTACTAAAACCCGCATGCAGTTCCACGCCCTGCATCAGCCGAAAGCCAAACTGCTCCGCTACCTGTATCGCCTCCCTTGCGAGGTCTGCAGCCTCTTTCCATTCGTTTTTCACCAGATGAACACGTGCCTTCAGCCCCATTACTGAGGCCAGCGACAGGTGAGAAGGGTGATAGCGGTTAATTTCCTGCAAATATTCAATGGCCTCTGCATAGTCCTGTTCTATCTGTTCGTAAACCTCGGCCACCGTCGAACGGCCCAGGCTTTCAAAGGTCGGGCTGGTGCGAATCGGAATCCCCGCAGCGTTTTCATTCCCCACATAGGTATGCTGAAAAACCTGCACCAGTCGGTGGTGGCTATAAGCACGGATCGCGAGGGCCTGCCCCTTCACCTCCCGGCGAAGTTCTTCATCGCCAATGGCGGTATCAATGTATTTCAATACCTGATTCACCTGAAAAATCAGATGATAATAAAAGCCCCAGATGTCATTCGGACGGGCATCAATCTCCCTGCGACTGAACTGAATACCGTAATCGCGGGTAAACCAGCCATTGCCATAAGCATGCATCACAATGTCTTCACCACGCAAATCCAGCGCAAGGTTTATGGCCATTTCTCCGAAAGTTTCATGCGAACCAGAAAGGTACATATATCGGTAAACGCCATTCAGTGCCAAATCACAGCCCTCCACCGAGCCCAGCAGTTCCTCTTCATCCACGGAATTGGAAGGCCCCTGATCCAAAAAATCACCCGTACAGGCAGCCGTGGAAAACATCCACAAGATGCCAAAGAAATATATTAAATGCTTTTTCATGATTGCTTAAAATTTAACATCAACACCTAAGGACATCGTCCGAATAGGTTGGTAGGAATTGTTCATATAGCCGTCTGAAGATGCCGTACCCGGAAAATATCCCTGCATACCGCTGAAGGTGTAAAGGTTATCCACCGCGGCACTCAAACGGACGTTCTGCATTTTCATACGCTGAGCCCAGGTTTTTGGCAGGTTATAGCCAAAGGTGATATTCCGGACAGATAAAAAGGAGGCATCCTGCAGCCAGCGGCTTGAACCGGCATACAAATTCTGATTAAGCGTTTCTATTCGGGGAACATCGGTGATGTCTCCCGGCTGAGTCCACGCCTGTCGCTGATCGACGTGCATGGCATGACCATATTTGGGATTCATCAGGGCAGCATAATTGGAATTGTACACCTGACCACCGATTTGATAATTCAGCATAAAACCGAAATCAAAACTTTTATAGGTAAAGCGCTGATTCACAAAACCCGTTACGCTCGCCAGTGCCGATCCTACATGGTAACGGTCGGCATTACTCAGGTCATTGGTAACGCCACGCCCCATGTCTTCGCCCATCTCAAAATAATACAGGGCATCGCCAGTGGCAGGGTCCACGCCGGCAAAATCGAACAGATAAAAATCATAATAGGAACGCCCAACTTCCAGGCGCTTTGAGCCTGTACCGACAAATTCCTGTGGCAGGGAGGTCATTTTATTTTTCATATGCGTGGCCGAGAAGTCCACCGCCCAGGTAAAATCTGTACGATTGATTAGGTTGGCGGTCAGGTTCAGTTCCACGCCATAGTTTTTCATCGCCCCGACATTATCCATCCGGCCACCCCAACCTGTTGATGGTGGCAATGGCAGATCAAAGAGCAGATCTCGGGAGGCATTATTGAAATATTCCACGCTACCGGTCAGTTTGTTATTGAACAGCCCGAAGTCAAGGCCCACATTCAGGGCCTGCCGTTTTTCCCATTTAAGGTGCGGATTCTCCAAATAGTTTTTTAGGGCACCCATCATCGAGTTGTTGGGGTAATTCAGCGAATACAAGGAGCGGTAGGCGTAATAATTACCGATATTCTCATTGCCTTGCTCTCCGAAGGAAGCCCGCAATTTCAGGCTCGAAATCCATTGCTGATCCTGAATGAAGGATTCTTTATCTATCGACCAGCTCCCACCAACAGACCAGAAGTGTCCCCATCGGTTGTCGGGGTGAAAGCGGGAAGAACCGTCCACGCGGTAAGAGACCGAACCAAAAAATCGTTCATCGTAATTGTATTCAAAGCGGGAAAGAAAAGACTCAATGGCGTGGCGATCGATGTAGGAACTTGCCGCAGTGGCGTTGGCCCCCGAGCCCATTTCCGGCATACCGTCCCAGGCAAATCCCGTTACCGTTGCCGAAATTCCGTTGGTGATCGAGAAATAACTTTCATGTCCAAACAGGGCGTTTACGCTGTGCTTTCCGAACTGATTCCGGTAAGAAAACAACTGGTTGGCGGTCATGTTCACATTTTCCTGTGTGGCGCGCGAAGTGCGTCCGCCAACATTGGCAGCGTCCCCGTAATTACGGTTCTGGTGATTCAGTGTCACGCGGTTATAATAATCCATGGTGGTGTTCATCCGGAACGACCAATGATCGGAAATGGTGGCATCGAGATACGTTCTGGCAGAAACGGCATTGTGTTTATAGCCACTCGGGTCCAGGTTCAGCGTGCCGAGGGCATTCCCGAGGGTGAGGTGTGGACGCTGGTCGCCGTAATCATAAATCCGCTGCCCGGCATCGTTGGTAACATAGCTTCCCTGATCAAAATCCCACTGATAAATCGGGTAAATTGGGGCGATTGTCTGCGAAAAGAAGAAAGGATTTGAGGTGTAAGTGCCTCCCTCCATGGTATTGGTGGTTTCGGTATGCACAAAAGACATATTCAGTCCGGCCTTCAGCCACGGTTTAATGTCTGCGTTGGTATTCAGGCGGGCGGTAAAACGCTCAAAACCTGTATTTCGCACCACACCGTCTTCATTCAGGTAACCCATAGAAAGGAAATAATCGCTTTGGTCTCCGGCACCCGACATCGAAACGGAATATTCCTGCCGCAAGGCGGCCTGATACAGCGCGTCCTCCCAGTCGGGCTGATAAACCATCGATGCCTCGGGATTGATTTTTCCACTTGCCGGATCGATCAGGTTCCTTGCACTGACATTAAAAGCATTGTAGCCGCCCTGCATATCCACCACATTGGGGATACCATGGATATAACCCGGACGGGAGTAAATCGGGTGCTGACCTGAGGCGATCAGTCCGGCATCTTCCATCGTAAATTCATCGCTGTTATGGTATAGATTATTCCGGTAGCCTGTCCACTGCATCTCCATATATTCCGCAGCACCTACACGGTCATAGTCGCTCATCGCCCGCTGCGCAACGCCAACACGTGCTTTCAGGTGAATCTGCCCTTCGCCACTTTTACCCTTTTGGGTGGTAACCATCACTACGCCGTTGGCTGCACGGGAACCGTAAAGCGCGGTGGCCGAAGCATCTTTCAGGACGGTCATGCTGGCAATATCATCAGGGTTCAGATTGTTCAGGTCGCCGGTAAACGGCACCCCATCCACCACATACAGCGGCGCCGAAGAAGCATTCACCGAGCCAATACCCCGAATCCGTATGGTGGACCCTGAGCCCGGCTGCCCTGAAGTTCCGGACACCTGCACGCCTGGCACGGCCCCTTCGAGGGCATTCTGCACGTTGGAAACCTGTAGTTTTTCAATATGATCTTTCTTGACCGTAGCGGCCGAACCGGTGAAGGAGGATTTCTTCTGCTCTCCATAAGCCACCACCATGACTTCCTCCAACTCCTTGGCATCTGCCCCCAGGCGGATATCGATTTTCACCTGGCCGCCCACCAAAACTTCCTGCGGGGCATAGCCAATATAGGAAATCACCAACACATCGGTCGTACTGGCCTGCAGGCTGAAATCCCCCATCAGGTCGGTGATGGTTCCTGTGGAAGTACCCTTGATCACCACATTGGCGCCAATGACTTCTTCCCCGGTTTCGGCATCGGTTACCGTTCCGGATATTTGCGCCTGAGCCAACAGTTGCAGCGGGAGCAACAGGGCCAGGGCTATTGATAATAATTTTCTCATCATAATATTTTTTGGAAAGCAGGCGGGAGGAATCGCTCGCCGCCTGCCTCTTGAAAATCTATTCCTTAATAATGCGCTGACTTTTCATCAGTTCCCCATCAATGGAAACTTTCACGAAGTAAACACCGGTTGCCAGCTGTGCCACGGGAACAGTCAGGGCCGCCGGACCTTCAAAAACATGCTCGGTGAAGGCGTGCACCTTCTGGCCGATCACATTGACGAAATCAACCGTTACCGTTCCTGATGCCGGAGCCTGAAAATGTACATTCAGCACCTCCTGCGTCGGCACAGGGAATAGCTCGACCCCATTCAGCTCATCGTCAGTATTGGTGGGATTTTCCACCGTAATTTGCAGGTCGGTATAATAGGGCCTTGGCAGTTTCGGGTCATTGGTACGGAAAGTCAGCTCAGCAAAAGCAAAGTCATCTTCAAGTTTGGAGCCATCAATGGTGAAATTAATCTGCCCATCTTTGGTGTAAGCGGGAATTTCCCCCTCGTTATTCTCCCCGTCAAAATGCAGCCAGGAGGCCATGGATTCCTCCTCGGAAGCGGCGATCATCTGCCACGCTTCATACCAGAAGCCTACCTCGTACACAAACTCGTACCATCGTGCTCCCATCGTTCCATAATAAAAGCGCATAGGGTTTACCGCATGTGTTGCGGTGGTAAACTGCGGAAAAGCAATGGTGGTCGGGAAGGTGATGATCACAAAGAAATCCTCATAAGGATAAATATCGATCTGATCGGACAGTGGCACGGTCATCCATGTGCCCTGCTCCTCAATTTCCTCTTCCTCCAGCTCAATAATTTTGCGTATTTGTTCCTGATGAACAACTTTTGCCGTCGCCGGATCATTCCCAATGGCAATGCTTACAGTGATGTCGGCAATTTCAGCCTCCTCATTCCTGGATTTGAACATGACCTTCGACAGCTTGAAGCCTTCCTCGGGAGCAGTGAATTTCGTTGCGGCGGAAAAGGCACTGCCCTTGCCAAAACCAAGCACCCTGCGGGATTCCCTGAAATCTATAAAATCCAGTACCTGGTGGGCATTCGCTATTTCGTCCTCCGGATACCGATCATCATGCTCATCAGTGCTGCCATCCTCGAATCGGCGGACAATCCCCTTTGGCGCTGCCTTGCTTTCATGGGTGTTCATTGTTTCAGCCTGTGGCGAGTCGGTATGGGCAGATGCCTCAATTCCCATGGCCTGCGGCTCAAAACCATCCCATTCACGGCCATATTTCAGTGAAAATCTGTAGGACAGCGGCGATGGCCCTTCGGCATTGGACATCTGTACCGATGTTTTCTTTTGCTCCCCACGCACGACCGTTTCGGTAACATATTCCTGATGCCCGCCAAAAACCGGAGGGTTTCCATAGGTCAGGGATACGGGAATGCGTTCGTTCACTTCCACCAGTTGCCCATCAAAATCATAGTATTCGTAGGTGAGCAATAAATGATCTTCAATGGATTCGGTGGATTCATCAAGATCCCTCCACTTCATATTCAGCTGAAATTTAAATTCCTCCTGCTCGCCGGAAGCGAGTTCAAAATTGGCCTCCCCGGGTCTCAGGCTGATAAAATCCCCACCCCAGGGGCCACCGTCATCTACTTCAACCCCAAAGACAAACTCATAGGTTGTACCTGTGAACGGATCGGAATATATGGGATCGTACTGGTCCCACTTTTCAAGATGGGCATCTGTAATCCGCAACGGCCCCGTCCCCACATTACTGAAGAAATAGCTGATGGTCTGGCGTGGTGCCCAAAGGGAACTGTTTGCCGGAGGGGTCTGAATATTGATATAGTGACCCAGTGGCAATTCTTTTTCGTAATGGCCTTCCGCCTCCCCTTTTACGCTGACAGTCAACAGATCTGACACCACCTCCTGTGCAGGAATATTGGTGTGCACCGAGAAATCCTGTGCATAAATGCCTTCGGTCAAATGCCGTGGATTAACTTCAATATTAAAATCGGCAACGGCTCCGGCAGGGATGGTAAACACCTCTTCCTGCGTGAAATACAGTGCAAGGGCATGTTTCAAAAAGGCCTCGTTAATGGCCACCTGTTCTCCCTGCTTGCCATCTTCATGCATAAATCCGATAGAGGCGAACAGGTCATGCAGGTACATGTCCTCATCATCTCCCGCCTGATTGTCATCATCATTTTCACTCTCAGCCAAACGATTGTACTGAAACTGGAACCCTCCATCCGGATACAAAATCAACTGGAAAGAAAGCATATGGCTCATTCCAAAAGCATCCGAAAAACGATGCCACTGTACCACAGCCATTTCTTCGGTGGCCTTATAATACACGCCGGCATCTTTGTACTCGGCCTTGTTGGCCATCACCGGACTCCATAGTGGCGCAATCATGTTGTGTACCGGCGCATCTTCGCTCGGAATTTCGGTATAAAATGTCGGATGCCAATCGCCTTTGGAGTCAAGATCGAAGGTGATAAAACCAAGATCAGTCACCAGCATCTCCTTATAAGTTTTGCCGTAAAATTCAAAGTCGAAAGGCAGGCTCACCTTCTCATAAGGATTTTTCATCATGTACAGCACATCAAGCGCCTGGGCGTCGGGATCTATCGACAGGTCCCGCCAGGTATAATTTACACCGCTTTCCTCGTCCTCAGAAGAGAAGGTCAGGTAACGGTATTGTTGCTCCTGCGTATCGAAGCCACTGAGCTGATTGGTGTTAAACCAGTTGCTGGTGGTAAAGGAAATTTCCAGGTCCGACAGGCCGTCATTTTCGACCTGAAAAGGGTGATGCACGGGGTTTCCACCCGCCCTGACATTTAGCTGAGGGTCCTCGTATTTCCAGTCGATGCCCGGTGCCGGCAGTACATTTCCGGAGATATAAACGGCCTGACTGCTGTCCATATCTTCAAAAGTAAGGGTTATCGTGCCCGTGATCTCATCGTTTTCCTGCTCGCTGTTCAACGATACCGGAATACTCATGATCTGGCCGGGGTACAGCTTGCGGTCATTGTCTGATGGCGGAATGATATTGATCTCCTCGGGCTTGCTGTTCTCAATGGACTCCAGCGTAACCACTTTGGTGCCGTCATTCACTACCGCAATCACCTGATTCCGCCTTTCGCCGGCAATCACATTGGTAAAGCGCAGGCTGTCGTGCGGAAATTGCAGGGATATTTCTCCTCCGGAGGTAATGTTCATGTTGATGTTCACATTGGCCACCGGATGACTGTCCTCATGGGTATCATTGGAAATAATCTGCAACACCTGTGAGAAATCATTCTCGTACCACTGTTTCGGATCGATCTCAAAATCAATCTGATGCGATTCCCCAGGCTGAATATAACCCTCTGTTCTTGACAGGCTGTTGATGAGTTTTCGTCCCGGGCTGATCAGCTTAACAGCCGACCTGTCCTTCACCTCCGGAATTACAGAACCCTCATTCCCCGCATGTTGCCAGGCGTTGAACAGTATCCCATCGGTTTGTCCGCGGTTCTCAAAGGCCACATACATATTGTAGAAAACCGGTCCGCGCTCCGGCACTTCTTTATACAGAATATCGATATTGCCATTATCATGCAAAACAATCTGGAAAGTCCAGAGCATCTGGTTGTAGGCATTGATGTTCAGCGCCACATTGGTGTACTGCACTACAAATTTTCCCTGAGCATGCATATAATGTACCTTTCCGCCACGGGAAAAATTCAGCTTGGAAAAGATTGCGGAGATATACCCATTGGCAGGCATCTGTCCACGCTGGAAAATTGGCGTCGCATGGAAGGTAAAGGGGTCAAAAGCCAGCGTTCCATAATCACTGATATAAATCGAATCGTTCTCAAAGCCAAAATAATCGAAAGAGAAACCGATCGGTACCTGCACATCGCGGGTACGGAAAAACTTCAGGGAATCGGTAATATCCACCCCTGATTCCATCACCCCTTCGTTCCAGTCGCTGTTAAAATCATATCGCGCATTGGGTGCTGAAGGCTCAAAATCATTGTTGTGGGTCAGGTAATCATAGCCATAACTGTTCACAAGGCTGTGACCGGGGATTTCCTGCTCGGAATACCCTCCGATAACATACTGCAAAGAAGCGGCATCCTTTCCGCCGTCATTTTTTATGACAAAGGAACCACGCTGAAGATCGTCATTCACATCAAGGCTGTCGAACAGGTAAATGGCTGCTTCCCCTTCGGTATTCTCCACCGTTAACCTGCCGGATTCTTTGGCCGAACCGGTCAATTCAAAAGTTATTTCCTGCCCCGTGCGCGACTCTACCATCGTTACCTGCGTGCGGTGTTGGCCTGCGGATTTTGGCGAAAAGCTAAATCTGTGCTTCAGGCTGTGACGTGCAGGGATGGTGAATGCCCCCGCCGATGGCCGACCGAAATTTTCGGCATCGGAAAAGATCACCCCATTATTTTTCAGCTGCCAGTTGCCATAGCCATTGTTAATGATTTCGAAGAGCTTGGAAGAGGTTTCGCCAACAACGAGGTTCCCCAGGTCAATGGACAAGCTCGGCAGGCTGATGTCAAACTTCCCATCAGGATCATATTCTATACTCTGAACCAACGGCAAGACCTCCTGCTCAACTTCATTGATAAAGAAGCTCTGATCAAAAGGACGGTTGGAGCGCCCCATTGGACGAAGGCTGTCCAGATGATAATTGTAAAATACTTTTTCAGATTCCCCGGCCTTCAGCTCTCCTTTTTTCTTTTGCGGGATAATGAAATCGAAGGAATTATAATAAAGATCAAGGTCGTCTCCGCCGACAATCCACATGTCTGGCACCGCTGTCGGGTACTGACTGTGGCCGGTGGCGTTGAGCAGTTCGGGAACAGTCTCCCAGCTTTGCCCCCAGTCGAAACTCATTTTTGCCCGTTCCGAAAAGCTTTCCTGATAGCCTTCGGTCAAATAAAATGGAAAAGTATTTCCGGCACCTGAAGGAACATGCCAGACCACCCAGAACATTTCCCCCGGCTGAATGGCCACTTTGGAATTGGGCGAAAATTGCACGGTGGTGTATTTCTGAACCTCCATATCCTCAAGTGGGGAATCGGGCATAATAACGGCGCCGGCTTTGCCTTCCATGACTTTTTTTGCCGTTGCCAGCTCCGGCCCGATGAATAGCTCTACGGTCAGTTGCCCGAAAATTGGGGCATAGGCCACGGCAGTGTATAAATCTTTAATCACAAATGGCTGATGGTAGTCGGGATTGATCCTGTAGCCCTGTGCCATACTGGTGGTAACGCGCTTATCGGCATCGCCAACGGCCATATAGTAGTTGGGAAAAGGCTTGTACAGTTCGATGTGCTCATTTTTTAGCTCTGGAAAATCCAGGTCCTCCAGTACCGTGAATCGGTCGTCGTGATCTTCGGGAGTTTCCCGCTCCTGAATCACCAGCTCGGCAGCTGAGGCCTTTTTCGCTTCAGACCCAAATGGAGCAATAGAGGGAGCCAACTCCTTGATTTCATCGTCGGTTAATGAACCCGATCCATCGTTATTGCCCAGCATGGAAACATTCCAGCGTAGTAAGCCTTCTCCTTCATTACTGATTTCAAAATAGGGCAGACTCAGATCATCTTTGTCGAGATCAATGCGTTGAACGGTCTCGTCGGCATTCATCGAATTCCGTCGAACAACCGCTTTGGGCCCTGCGTTGGTCTGGGCGGTGATCACCTCACTTTTTTCGGAGCTCAC from Persicobacter psychrovividus includes the following:
- a CDS encoding class I SAM-dependent methyltransferase; the protein is MFSLIADNTNPNSLAAKSRAKRIEFFKQKVKALGRPVKILDVGGTQHFWEAMGFDLTEGSEIYLLNLRHQPVSSRQFFSLKGNAVDLSSFGDNHFDIVFSNSVIEHLFSWENQCKMASEIQRVGQYYFIQTPNYWFPIEPHFVFPLFQYLPKELQIKMTENFNLGHIRKAKSRASAEAIVNEIKLLTINQMENLFPDCAIYLDKIFGLNKSIIAHNFDQPKLETDD
- a CDS encoding RagB/SusD family nutrient uptake outer membrane protein, producing MKKHLIYFFGILWMFSTAACTGDFLDQGPSNSVDEEELLGSVEGCDLALNGVYRYMYLSGSHETFGEMAINLALDLRGEDIVMHAYGNGWFTRDYGIQFSRREIDARPNDIWGFYYHLIFQVNQVLKYIDTAIGDEELRREVKGQALAIRAYSHHRLVQVFQHTYVGNENAAGIPIRTSPTFESLGRSTVAEVYEQIEQDYAEAIEYLQEINRYHPSHLSLASVMGLKARVHLVKNEWKEAADLAREAIQVAEQFGFRLMQGVELHAGFSNANHPEALWALAINGQQTTFYASFFSHMDPFAGGYATIGSFKKATADFLNLIGNNDYRKGVFFSENTAWGNMTIPKFSSQKFRLPTYDGSWEGDYLLMRMAELYLIQAEGFAHAGDHARSLSALNALLRTRIQDHRDIHLTGQELVDEILKQRRVEFWGEGHRYFDMMRNKEDLKRSNAHDPGLAQITTMEAGANGWLMQIPQSELDANTLINASDQNPL
- a CDS encoding TonB-dependent receptor — encoded protein: MMRKLLSIALALLLPLQLLAQAQISGTVTDAETGEEVIGANVVIKGTSTGTITDLMGDFSLQASTTDVLVISYIGYAPQEVLVGGQVKIDIRLGADAKELEEVMVVAYGEQKKSSFTGSAATVKKDHIEKLQVSNVQNALEGAVPGVQVSGTSGQPGSGSTIRIRGIGSVNASSAPLYVVDGVPFTGDLNNLNPDDIASMTVLKDASATALYGSRAANGVVMVTTQKGKSGEGQIHLKARVGVAQRAMSDYDRVGAAEYMEMQWTGYRNNLYHNSDEFTMEDAGLIASGQHPIYSRPGYIHGIPNVVDMQGGYNAFNVSARNLIDPASGKINPEASMVYQPDWEDALYQAALRQEYSVSMSGAGDQSDYFLSMGYLNEDGVVRNTGFERFTARLNTNADIKPWLKAGLNMSFVHTETTNTMEGGTYTSNPFFFSQTIAPIYPIYQWDFDQGSYVTNDAGQRIYDYGDQRPHLTLGNALGTLNLDPSGYKHNAVSARTYLDATISDHWSFRMNTTMDYYNRVTLNHQNRNYGDAANVGGRTSRATQENVNMTANQLFSYRNQFGKHSVNALFGHESYFSITNGISATVTGFAWDGMPEMGSGANATAASSYIDRHAIESFLSRFEYNYDERFFGSVSYRVDGSSRFHPDNRWGHFWSVGGSWSIDKESFIQDQQWISSLKLRASFGEQGNENIGNYYAYRSLYSLNYPNNSMMGALKNYLENPHLKWEKRQALNVGLDFGLFNNKLTGSVEYFNNASRDLLFDLPLPPSTGWGGRMDNVGAMKNYGVELNLTANLINRTDFTWAVDFSATHMKNKMTSLPQEFVGTGSKRLEVGRSYYDFYLFDFAGVDPATGDALYYFEMGEDMGRGVTNDLSNADRYHVGSALASVTGFVNQRFTYKSFDFGFMLNYQIGGQVYNSNYAALMNPKYGHAMHVDQRQAWTQPGDITDVPRIETLNQNLYAGSSRWLQDASFLSVRNITFGYNLPKTWAQRMKMQNVRLSAAVDNLYTFSGMQGYFPGTASSDGYMNNSYQPIRTMSLGVDVKF